One genomic region from Cucumis melo cultivar AY chromosome 9, USDA_Cmelo_AY_1.0, whole genome shotgun sequence encodes:
- the LOC103482693 gene encoding agamous-like MADS-box protein AGL19, translating to MVRGKTQMKRIENATSRQVTFSKRRNGLLKKAFELSVLCDAEVALIIFSPRGKLYEFSNCSMNKTIDRYQNRTKDLMSSNSTATEDVQLEKEYDSFSMTKKLEHLEVCKRKLLGDGLDLCSIDELQQLERQLERSLSKIRSRKYQMLKDEITKLKEEEKKLLEENAALQIKVRSESSKKQDSNQRSESSNHEEIMDVETELFIGPPERRSNNNNTNNNNNPFL from the exons atggtgagAGGGAAAACACAAATGAAGAGGATAGAGAATGCTACAAGCAGGCAAGTTACTTTTTCAAAGAGAAGAAATGGGTTACTGAAGAAGGCTTTTGAGCTTTCAGTTCTTTGTGATGCTGAAGTTGCACTTATCATTTTCTCTCCAAGAGGCAAACTTTATGAGTTTTCCAATTGCAG TATGAACAAGACCATTGATCGATATCAAAACAGAACCAAAGATTTGATGTCGAGTAACAGCACAGCCACTGAAGATGTGCAG TTGGAGAAGGAATACGACTCCTTTAGCATGACTAAGAAGTTAGAGCACCTTGAAGTTTGTAAAAG AAAACTATTGGGAGATGGGTTGGATTTGTGTTCCATTGATGAGTTGCAGCAGCTTGAGAGGCAACTTGAAAGAAGCTTAAGCAAAATTAGGTCAAGAAAG TATCAAATGCTGAAGGATGAAATTACGAAGCTGAAGGAAgag GAGAAAAAATTGCTGGAAGAAAATGCAGCACTGCAGATTAAG GTTAGAAGTGAATCATCAAAAAAACAAGACAGCAATCAGAGATCAGAATCATCAAACCATGAAGAGATAATGGATGTGGAAACTGAACTATTCATAGGACCACCTGAAAGAAGAAGCAATAATAACAATacgaataataataataatcccTTCCTATAG